The window GTTCGTGGTCGCCCTCGCCGAACGCACCGGATCCTTCTTCGCTTTCGCCGAGCTCAGCACGAGCCGATACGGGACCGCGCAGCCGTCCATGGACGTGAAGCTCGACGACCCGTGGAGCGGGCTGCCGACCGACCCGCAGTGGCTGACCTGGTTCGGGCCGGAGTACGCCGAGCTCGTCGCGCCGCACCTCGACCCCGCGCGAACGACGGCCACGGCGCGGGGAACCCTGCTGCGCTGGACCGAACACCCCGCCGAGGCGGAGGAGTTGCGCGCACTGAGCGGCGACCCCTGGATTCCCGCCGACTACCGGGGAGTGTTCGACCCCGCCGTCGACGAGCGATGCCGCAGGGCGGCCGCCGTCATGCCGGCGTCTCTGCGCTATCCCGCGGCGGGCTCGCCCCAGGCCCTGCGCATCGAGGCGCACTATGCGCGGGCGCGCGACGTGCAAGCCAGGGCGGGCGCGCGGCCGGGGGAGGGACGCCGATGACGCTCGAACAATCGGGTGCAGGTCCGTCGTCGACCGCGCGGGACTTCCTCTGGACGACGGGCGGCCCGTGGGTGTACGTCGGTCACGGCGAGCCAGATCGCGAGAAATGGATCCCCTCGTGGTTCTACGCGGAGCCAGGACGGGACGACGTGTGCGTGCGCACCCTGCGCGGATGGAAGATGCGGTCCTACGAAGGACTCATGAACGAGTTCGGTGCCGCTCTCCAGTTCTTCGACGGCTTCGGCGAGAACTGGCCGGCGCTGAGCGATTGCCTCCGCTCCCTGGACGAATGGCTGCCGGCGAGTGCCTACGTCCTCGTCGTCGAGCGCGCGGAAGAGGTGCTGGTCGACGATCCGCTCGACCTGGAAGCGTTCTTGCGGACGCTGCACTTCGCAGGTGAATCCTGGTCGGAGCCGGTGGACGGTCCTGCGGTCCACGCTCGGCCGCCGACCCCGTTCCATGCACTGCTGAACGTCAGTGACGCGCATCCGGAGGGCATCGACCGCTTCGTCCGCGTCGCAGCCGGCGCACGCACCGACATCCCCCTGCGTGAGGGCGGCACCCGATGACGACAGTGGTCTCCGAGGGGTGGCACTGACGCCCCCGGCTCCGGCGACGGCACGGGGGTACGTCAGGATGGGGAGACCCGCACGGGAGGGGATGCACGGTGTCGTACGACGTTGAGGTTTACGGGAAGCGCTCGCTGCGACCGCGTGACCTGGTCTCCGTGATCACGGAGGACGCCGCGCTCCATGCCGACGTGACCGCGGAACCCGCGGGGATCTCGGCGGTGGTGCGCGCGCAGGGGGGCTCCCACTGCTTCCTCGTCGACGGACCGAGCCGCCGGGATCGCGCGGAGATGCCGGAGGGGCGGGCCGACCTCGCCGGGCGACGCGTGCACTACAGCATCTCCGTGGCGTACGACGAGG of the Microbacterium sufflavum genome contains:
- a CDS encoding barstar family protein, translating into MRTLRGWKMRSYEGLMNEFGAALQFFDGFGENWPALSDCLRSLDEWLPASAYVLVVERAEEVLVDDPLDLEAFLRTLHFAGESWSEPVDGPAVHARPPTPFHALLNVSDAHPEGIDRFVRVAAGARTDIPLREGGTR